From Phaenicophaeus curvirostris isolate KB17595 chromosome 2, BPBGC_Pcur_1.0, whole genome shotgun sequence:
GATTGGGACCTAAGTCTGTGCTATGGGCTCAGAAATGTGAAAAGTCTGGCACATCAATAGGGAACATCATCTactgtttcagtttttctgaagaGTATTTTCTCTGGGTCATTCATGTTTAGCATTGTTCCATTACGACCCAAAACCTCATTACTTAACGGAACcacaaatggggaaaaaagtgaagtGCCTGCTAATTTCATGTTAGTATTGAACTCATTTCCAAGGCAGGACGTACAAAAGATTGCCTTGTATAcccttttatttcctccttctttttgtAATCAGGTGAAACAAAAGAGCTGGTGTCAACCAAAACGCCAATTGAAGGTCAGAAGTTAGCATTTGTGAATGATCTTACAGTGACCCGAGATGGGAGGAAAATCTACTTCACCGACTCCAGTAgcaaatggcaaagacgggattACTTATTCTTGCTTATGGAAGGCACAGATGATGGGCGGCAAGTATCTCCTCCCCAAGGCATTTAACTTACTGTAAGCTCAGCTGTAGGAGTGAAGTtatggaatcatggaattgtttgggttggaagggacattaaagctcatccagttctagccttcctgccatgggcagaaacAACTCCCACAggttcaggttgctcaaaacttcatccagcctggccttggacacctccagggatggggcagccaccacttctttgggcaacctgggccagtgcctcaccacgctCACAGGAAAGTAGTTCTCTCTAAGATTtcatctcccctttttcagcataaaaccattcccccttgtcctgtctctgcactccctgataaagagcccctcctgtctctgcactccctgataaagagcccctcctcagctttcttgaaggCCCTGACTTCACCACTTCCTTGGACTTCaagctttttctctttatgaACCACCTGTGCATTGCCCAGGAGAGGGTGAGGGAGTGTATGGATGTTGCTAATGAGTCCTGCGGTGAAGTAAGAGATCCCTCTTGCTCCTTTGAGAGGACTTGCATGGAACATCTGTTTTAAAAGAGAAGGTGTTAGTGTTATGGTCAGCCCAAATCCTTCATGAATGCTGCcaaaacaggttgcccagagaagtcctggatgccccatccctgaaggtgttcagggccaggttggatgggactttgagcaacatgatctagtgggaggcgtcccgGCCGGTGGAGGAGgtgtccctttcaactcaagcCGTTCTATGAATCTCAAGTGGCTTAGTATTTTTCCTATGTTCATAAACAAATGCTTGCTGgctgttctgcttttctgtctcctgCGCGTGTGAGAGAAGGTAGAATGCCTGGAAAGTGAAACCAAgactaataaatattttgtcttcacTCAAACCCACATATAGTGCTTTCTTTTTAGGCTACTTGAATATGACACAGTAACGGAAGAAGTGAAAGTCTTAATGGTGGGGCTGAGGTTTCCCAATGGCGTCCAGCTCTCTCCTGCAGAAGACTTTGTCCTGGTCCAGGAGACAACCATGGCTAGAATTAGGAGGTGAGTATGCCTTTGAAATTCCTGCTACTCTCAGCTTAGAGATTGTTTGAATAATGATTTGAATGATGAAAGAAAACCCCTACATGCTCTTCATGCCTTCTTATcaatggcaaagaaggtggCCTTCCTTAATAcctaattttttctttcactgttaaCATCTGGACTGCATCGTCTTTCCATCATGAGTGCAGTGAAGTAAACTGACTTTATGGGGAATGTGACTGTGCTGTGTTTCCCTGTaccaaaataaggaaaagaattatttttttttaagtgaattcCTTTTGGGACTTTTATCTACTACTTGAACTACTTGAGTTAACATGTCATAATCCTACTGTCTGTAATTGCAGGTATTATGTGTCTGGGCTGATGAAAGGTGGAGCAGATATGTTTGTTGAGAATATGCCCGGCCTTCCGGATAATATTAGGTTAAGCAGCTCTGGAGGATATTGGGTAGCTATGGCAGCTGTCCGGCCCAATCCTGGATTTTCTTTGTTGGATTTCTTGTCTGAAAAGCCATGGATTAGaaggatgatatttaaggtaaaaaaacccaaaaaaatacCATTAATATAGGAATGGAagttataaatatttgtttgtcctgtttcttcctcttcccaggAAGATTTTTAAGATCTTTTTTAGTGCTGTTGTGGTTGTCCCCGAGGAGAACAGTCCTTACATAACTATAGGTTGTAAAGCTAATGTTAATGTTACCTTCTCAGAGTAGCACGTGCACCTCtcttaagttgccttccatCTTGATCTCAGGAAAGAAAGATACCTGTCCATGTGGAAACACAGGATCTACATTGGAATATGTGAGGACTTCACCTTTGTACCAGAAGTGCCTAAACTACTTATTGCCAGGTGTCCGGAGAGCATTTGGGAAATCTGTCCTCTTCTAATGACTGCCCTGGGCATCCTAAGAGACAGTGTGTATGTTGTATATGCTGCTAGGTGACACTATGTTCTGACTCAATATGTCTGTTATATCACATCCTGCTTTAGGATGAGGATGAGCAAgcataatgtattttttaaggGATATCTGATGCTAAAGAAATGGCCTGGTGCTTTTTCAATAGTACAAAGACTAGGAAATATTTCCATTctcaaaaaataaaccaaacaactGCAATCAACATGCAATGTGTAGGATTGAAGTCCCGTTTTGGTTAAACAAACTCTGTGCTGTCCCTATAAAACCTATTGTTTCTCTTGGTGCAGTGCAGGAGCCTTAAACTGATGCTGTGGGGAGCAGGGTGTGGTGCCTGCTGGTTGACATCAGTGCACCAGAACAAGCTGATGTCTTAGAaacctagaatgttctaagtgggaagggacccacaaggatcgagtccaactcctgtccctgcacaggacaaccccaacattcacaccatgtgtctgagtgcattgtccaaatgcttctggaatattgtcaggatTGGTGCCATGACTACTTTCcaggggagcctgttccagtgctccatccccctctgggtgaagaaccttttcctaacatccaacctaaccctcccctggcgcatCTTCCCGCCATTCtctcaggtcctatcattggtgGCCTGAGAAAAGGGATCAGTGtctgttcttcctccttcccttgtgaggaagctgtgaaCTGAGATATCCCCTCAgtatcctcttctccaggttaagaTCTTCTGTGGGGACATCCTTCCAGCCTAGCACTGGAGTAGagtctgctgctgtgctggtcTCTTTTTGATTTTTGAGGTTTATTTTCAGATGTCAATGTGTTAAGCCTGTGTAATAATGTGTACTTAAAACGTGTGCTTATGTTCGTAGCTGCTTCTTCCAAGGAGACCGCGTAAGTGTCTGAGTCCTAATGGTGgagaataaaatgttttgttgttaattctcttttttccttttattttagttGCTGGGTCAGGAAACTGTGACAAAGTTTGTGCCCAAATACAGCCTTGTTGTTGAACTTAGTGAGACGGGATCCTACAGAAGAAGCTTTCATGATCCCAATGGAGTGACAGCAGCTTATGTTAGCGAGGCACATGAGCACAATGGATATCTCTACCTGGGCTCCTTCCGCTCTCCATTTATCTGCAGACTCAATCTTCAGCATGTTTAACTGTTCATCCATAATAAAGTGCCACTGTCCTAGAATGCTCCAGAGGTACGAAGGAAGAATGGGTTTGAGGCAGTGTGTGACCAAGGACAAAGAGTGAAAGGCAGTCTGGTAACATGTGATAGGACTGTTGTGTTGCCACAGGAAAACGCACAGCTCGCTGTATGTGTGCTCTTCCTTGTTTTAACTGCCTTTGCTTTGGAATTGGCACATGTATTTTAGTATCCAAGGAGTATGATGAGACACCTTCGTACTCTTCATAAGTTATATGCTCCTTAAAGAAAATTCATTGCTATTCCACACCCAATCCTGTTTGGAGTCATATTAAACAGACATCATGTGTCAGCTGTAATGCAACTGTCTTACACTGGAAGGATTTGTGATGTGTGGAATCAAATTGTGTATGATTTGGATTGAAGAGGGTGTCTTGCATGTGTTTATTTCTGGTTTAGGACCTCCTTTTTAGGAGTGATTACAGTGAATGTTCTCATGTCATACAATGGTGCTGTGCTAGAGGCAGCAATATCCAGAACATGCCTAGATATCTAGTTACGCCATTCGGGTCTCTTCAATTCCAGCCTCTGTAATCAACAACAGAAACTACAATTAACTGTTAATCAACATGCAGAATCAAATTTGATCATTATCTCTGGACTACTGTCTTTCTTTATAGCATTGTGGTTGGCTAATGAAtgaaagctgcattttctcttttattaaaGACTGATTCCAGGGGGCGTTAAAATGGGTCACTTGTATTTCCTTTGTGTTTACCAGGTCCTGTAAATCAGTAGTGGCCATTCTTGAGAGACATGGGAGGGAAGAGGGTGAGCTGCAGGAATCCTCTTCAGCATGTGTTTTATGGAGAACTAGTAAAGGTTTTGGGGAAGGTTGGTATCTGAAGATGAATGTGGACTGAAAGGGCCCCAGTTAAATCTGGTAATGATGGCTTTGGTGGAAGATCTTGGAATGTGGTAGGAGCTCATGGATGCTTTCTGACATCTCTGGATGAAATGTCTTACTTCCTCTGTTAAGAGTTACTCTGCTTGGTAAATGCAGAGAATGCTTTTCTGTCGACTACTACTAAGGAAAAGTTGTTctgttacatttaaaataagagaTTTTGTCTTGAAGAACTAAAGGGGTTACTTCAGCAGCTGTGTGATTTAGTGGAATGATTCCTGTTCTGGGTTTGTAGATTTTgctgctctttctctttctgccacTGGGTGATAGTCAAACATAAAGTTACGCTCCTGCTCAATTTCCTCacctttgaaaaggaaataataaagatTTGCTTGATATATAATGAAAAGcaccagagaagggaaaggtgaTGTTACAAGTGTCATCAGCTTTCACTGTCCTGTTCTTGTCCTTATTAATGGAGggaaatgcaaatgaaattgATTTTCTGCTGTTAGTGCTGCTGTTACCTTGTTCTGTGTTACTACCAGACTGTAGCAGTCCTGTGGGTAGTAGCTGATGGTTGCTGGGTCAGGCTGAGTTGTTCCTGTACTGGCGAGGCGCTGCGAGCCCTTTAGGTTACTGGATTTGGGAAGGAGCTCAGTAAGAGGCAAAAGCCTGGTGGATGTTGCTGGAGGCTCTGACTGTTGGTTCAGCTGAACCCCGTTTTAATAGTTTGTGGATGGAGTACGAGTGATACTGTGTAAGACTGAAAGGGTGGAGAGGTGTGACCTGGGATCCGGGATGACGGACTTGCTGCTATGGGAGGGAACTTTGAAGGGCTGAGAATGGGACATACTTGCAGCATCTCTTTCTGGGGAAACCCAGCAGAGGGCAGGCTCTTGAGGTGAGTTACTTTGCCAGCCCTTGCAGCTATTTCTCCCATTCTGGTTGAACATGATGGGATCTTAAATTGGCTTTGCAAAAGCAAGTCCATTCTGAGGCTTCTTCTGTGCTGGTGCTTTGGTAGCCCCAGGACAAGCAGAGCTTTGCCTGTTGTGTACTTACCTCTAGTGATTCACCTGCCAGAGTATTGAACTGAATAGCCTGTGCTGTCTTTTGTAGCAAAGCAGGCCTTGGCTGTTTTGGCATGCCAATTCCTTTTTAACATACTGTCCCTAAAGTTATgaagtgggaaagaaaataagttgtAGTGCTGCTAGTGCTCAAGAGGGATACAAGATATGAGGAGGAGTCTCTTGggacttttttggttttttctcctctctacCACCTCACTCCTTCCTGGCCACTGTT
This genomic window contains:
- the APMAP gene encoding adipocyte plasma membrane-associated protein, which encodes MDGEVWPSQRQAGSGEPGPRLRRPPRPQVITEDSPAQEAKEGSTYSGKVFRVTFLTLAASLTVPLLGVTVLLDCPIDPQPISLKEPPLLTGVLEPNVELRKAERLWENQLVGPESIANIGDVLFTGTADGKIIKIEDGEIHTVARIGHGPCGTREDEPTCGRPLGIRVGPNNTLFVADAYYGLYEVDPGTGETKELVSTKTPIEGQKLAFVNDLTVTRDGRKIYFTDSSSKWQRRDYLFLLMEGTDDGRLLEYDTVTEEVKVLMVGLRFPNGVQLSPAEDFVLVQETTMARIRRYYVSGLMKGGADMFVENMPGLPDNIRLSSSGGYWVAMAAVRPNPGFSLLDFLSEKPWIRRMIFKLLGQETVTKFVPKYSLVVELSETGSYRRSFHDPNGVTAAYVSEAHEHNGYLYLGSFRSPFICRLNLQHV